One window of the Desulfonatronum thiosulfatophilum genome contains the following:
- the queD gene encoding 6-carboxytetrahydropterin synthase QueD: MGEGLWRLTVADHFSSAHQLRHYQGKCECLHGHNFAVQVQVQGRRLHPELGIVMDFKELKALLKTVLAELDHCNLNEMAEFSRINPSSENIARHIYQRLQTMLPGPEVIMHSVSVAEGPNSVAIYMED, encoded by the coding sequence ATGGGTGAAGGTCTCTGGCGGCTGACGGTTGCCGATCATTTCAGTTCCGCCCACCAGTTGCGGCATTATCAGGGAAAATGCGAATGCCTGCACGGTCACAATTTCGCGGTCCAGGTTCAGGTTCAGGGCCGGCGCCTGCACCCGGAACTGGGCATTGTCATGGATTTCAAGGAACTCAAGGCCCTGCTTAAAACCGTGCTGGCCGAACTGGACCATTGCAATCTGAACGAAATGGCGGAATTCAGCCGGATCAATCCGTCCTCGGAAAATATCGCCCGACACATTTATCAGCGTCTCCAGACGATGCTTCCCGGGCCTGAGGTGATCATGCACAGCGTTTCCGTTGCCGAAGGGCCCAATTCCGTGGCCATCTACATGGAGGACTGA
- the folE2 gene encoding GTP cyclohydrolase FolE2 has translation MLDVQNDPASVPVDIDRVGIKHVHFPLMVLDRAQGRQHTVAQVEMGVDLPACFKGTHMSRFVEALQDWSGILDYPSLKHLLNDVQARLDAQRAWISFSFPFFLERAAPASGSKARMDYHCRVAGEFQGSRLLFSLEVEVPVMTVCPCSLAICDQAAHSQRAVVRVQTRNKGLIWLEDLIELAQESASSPVYALLKREDEKLVIDNAFKRPCFVEDVVRNVSHELEKLTQLLWYRVEVESQESIHNHSAYACIERSLTGMKA, from the coding sequence ATGCTCGACGTCCAGAACGACCCGGCTTCGGTTCCGGTGGATATCGACAGGGTCGGCATCAAGCATGTTCATTTTCCCTTGATGGTTCTGGACCGGGCCCAGGGCCGGCAGCACACCGTAGCCCAGGTGGAGATGGGGGTGGATCTGCCGGCCTGTTTCAAGGGCACGCACATGAGTCGATTCGTGGAAGCCCTTCAGGATTGGTCCGGCATTCTGGATTATCCCAGCTTGAAGCATCTCTTGAATGACGTCCAGGCCCGTCTCGACGCCCAACGGGCCTGGATCAGCTTCAGTTTTCCTTTTTTTCTGGAACGGGCGGCTCCGGCCAGCGGCAGCAAGGCCAGAATGGACTATCACTGCCGCGTCGCCGGGGAGTTCCAGGGCAGTCGGCTGCTTTTCAGCCTGGAGGTGGAAGTGCCGGTGATGACCGTCTGCCCCTGCTCCCTGGCCATCTGCGACCAGGCCGCGCACAGCCAACGGGCCGTGGTCCGCGTGCAAACCAGGAACAAGGGGCTGATCTGGCTGGAAGACTTGATCGAACTGGCCCAGGAATCCGCCTCCTCGCCGGTGTATGCCCTGCTCAAGCGCGAGGACGAGAAGCTGGTCATCGACAACGCCTTTAAGCGGCCCTGTTTCGTGGAGGATGTGGTGCGCAACGTCTCCCATGAATTGGAAAAGCTGACGCAGCTTCTCTGGTACCGGGTCGAGGTGGAAAGCCAGGAATCCATCCACAACCACAGCGCCTACGCCTGCATCGAACGCTCACTAACCGGAATGAAGGCCTGA
- a CDS encoding class I SAM-dependent methyltransferase, whose product MSPWTGRIASGEHAALLASAQCLAIDAPDRIWSIYRPADLEELWQQMGESDFGPDERIPYWVELWPSSLLLVEWLAANAPLIQGRTCLDVGCGLGLSACTASSVGARVVGLDYALEALYYAKVNARENQVPDPLWVQMDWRFPGFRKHGFDFIWGGDIFYERRFAEPLIGMFEHVLAPGGRIWLAEPERSVSSGAWNMLRESGWNVRRAAQKAVPTEGYVVNINIWEAQINL is encoded by the coding sequence TTGAGCCCCTGGACGGGCCGTATCGCATCCGGAGAACATGCCGCCCTGCTCGCCTCGGCGCAATGTTTGGCCATCGATGCCCCGGACCGGATTTGGAGCATCTATCGCCCGGCCGATCTTGAAGAATTATGGCAACAGATGGGCGAGTCGGATTTCGGTCCTGATGAACGTATCCCCTACTGGGTCGAGCTGTGGCCCTCCAGCCTGCTGCTGGTCGAATGGCTGGCCGCCAATGCCCCGTTGATCCAGGGCAGGACCTGCCTGGACGTGGGATGCGGCCTGGGGTTGAGCGCCTGCACCGCTTCTTCCGTCGGCGCGAGGGTGGTGGGCTTGGATTATGCGTTGGAAGCATTATATTATGCAAAAGTGAACGCTCGCGAGAACCAGGTTCCCGATCCGCTCTGGGTCCAGATGGACTGGCGCTTTCCCGGCTTCCGAAAGCATGGCTTTGACTTTATCTGGGGCGGGGACATTTTCTACGAAAGACGATTCGCCGAACCCCTGATCGGCATGTTCGAGCATGTTCTGGCCCCGGGGGGACGCATCTGGCTGGCTGAGCCCGAACGCAGCGTCTCTTCCGGCGCGTGGAACATGTTGCGGGAATCAGGTTGGAATGTACGTCGCGCGGCGCAAAAAGCCGTGCCCACGGAAGGGTACGTCGTCAACATCAACATTTGGGAAGCACAAATAAATCTTTGA
- a CDS encoding flagellar basal body rod C-terminal domain-containing protein has protein sequence MNISPNIQALHAIGLSRQVGANNVANMNTPDFKASRLSLETGPEGLGVRPQAIDQDPTPGPLVPALEGATDEDGHHATVWGLAEGSNTELVAEMVNSIRDERAFQANVAMVRTWDELTGTVLDMRA, from the coding sequence ATGAATATTTCCCCCAACATCCAGGCCTTGCACGCCATCGGCTTGTCCCGGCAGGTCGGGGCGAACAATGTCGCGAATATGAACACGCCGGATTTCAAGGCCTCCCGCCTGTCCTTGGAGACCGGACCGGAAGGCTTGGGCGTGCGTCCCCAGGCCATTGATCAGGACCCGACGCCCGGCCCCCTGGTTCCGGCCCTGGAGGGTGCCACCGACGAAGACGGGCATCACGCCACGGTCTGGGGATTGGCCGAAGGCAGCAACACTGAACTGGTTGCCGAAATGGTCAACTCCATCCGCGATGAGCGGGCCTTCCAGGCCAACGTGGCCATGGTCCGCACATGGGATGAACTGACCGGAACGGTACTGGACATGCGTGCGTGA
- the dnaE gene encoding DNA polymerase III subunit alpha: protein MSDFVHLHCHTEYSLLDGAIRIKELCARAKDFGLGAAAITDHGNLYGAIHFYKTAKSFGLKPIIGCEVYVARASRLDRDARSASQAGYHLVLLAQNETGYRNLIRLVSQGHLEGFHYKPRVDRELLAECSEGLIALSACLKGEVPYRLMREGFDVGLETARFYADLFPGRFYLEMQANGLADQLALNERLRELAEATRLPLVATNDCHYLSADDVNAHDILLCIQTNACETDEKRMRFDTRELYYRSPEEMEAAFADCPQALAATAEIAAACNLELTFNKPHFPAYSLPPGMTLEEELRRAAHTGLEERLAKIKPGASRQVYDERLALELDVICSKGFAGYFLIVQDFINWAKSRNIPVGPGRGSAAGSLVAYALRITDLDPIPYNLLFERFLNAERVSLPDIDVDFCFTRREEVLRYVSEKYGQSNVAQIITFGRMKARAAVRDVGRALGLKPSETDKIAKMVPGALGMTIAKALEQEPDLRKLAEEDPTVGRLIDTSLRLEGLARHASTHAAGVVLSDRPMVEHVPLCLGKKKETVTQWDMKCVESVGLIKFDFLGLKTLTVIQDAVDLVREGGKPAPDMAHLPLDDQQTFDLLCEGRTEGVFQLESSGMRRVLTDLKPSCFEDVIALLALYRPGPLESGMVATFIRCKHGQTPVEYLLPELETILKETYGVILYQEQVMKIASDLAAYSLGEADILRRAMGKKDPQVMAQQRSRFMQGVKTNKLPEAKAAQIFDLMEKFAGYGFNKSHSAAYALISYQTAYLKAHFPVEFMAALISSEVDNADKILRYLNDCGDMDISILPPDVNHSQARFSVQEDKIRFGLSGVKNVGEEAIREVIQGRIQGPYRSVSDLCQRVNTRKVTKRVLEYLIKSGAFDSIHPSRGRLLAGLDTAMAAAQKKAKEKKRSQMSLFACMSGGENGSGMVPDCGLDLGPDDPGLEWTDEEKSRYEKEALGFFLTSNPLRPFREEAVRLGLRTIVDCQDLPKKSEIRLAVLVTGVKEFMTRRGDKMAFCQIEDLTGMAEATAFGDVYAPAKELFHGDRPLLMEARISDYEGRMDNGSENTVQQLKLEVVQVSPLSEACARSDQPVHLRIERDDLSREDVSALKSLFQKHPGQTPVRVVLDLPECRCTLQLGPQHQVLPCPQFWKDVAAWHGEGQSTAGGEA, encoded by the coding sequence ATGTCAGATTTTGTTCATCTTCACTGCCATACCGAGTACAGCCTGCTGGACGGGGCCATCCGGATCAAGGAGCTGTGCGCCCGGGCCAAGGATTTTGGTCTCGGCGCCGCGGCCATCACGGACCACGGCAATCTGTACGGGGCCATCCACTTCTACAAGACGGCGAAATCCTTCGGCCTGAAGCCGATCATCGGCTGCGAGGTCTATGTGGCCCGGGCCAGCCGGCTCGACCGGGACGCCCGTTCGGCTTCCCAGGCCGGATATCACCTTGTTCTGCTGGCCCAGAACGAAACCGGCTACCGGAACCTGATCCGGCTTGTCTCGCAGGGGCACTTGGAGGGGTTCCACTACAAGCCTCGCGTGGACAGGGAACTTCTGGCCGAGTGTTCGGAAGGCCTGATCGCTCTTTCGGCCTGTCTCAAGGGTGAAGTCCCGTACAGGCTGATGCGGGAAGGCTTTGACGTGGGCCTGGAAACGGCCCGGTTCTACGCCGATCTCTTTCCGGGCCGATTTTATCTGGAAATGCAGGCCAACGGCCTGGCCGATCAGCTCGCTCTCAATGAGCGGTTGCGGGAACTGGCCGAGGCGACCAGGCTGCCCCTGGTGGCGACAAACGACTGCCATTATCTCAGCGCCGACGACGTCAACGCCCACGACATTCTGCTCTGCATCCAGACCAACGCCTGTGAGACGGACGAGAAGCGGATGCGCTTCGATACCCGGGAACTCTACTACCGCAGCCCCGAGGAAATGGAGGCGGCCTTCGCGGACTGTCCCCAGGCACTGGCGGCCACGGCGGAAATCGCCGCGGCCTGCAACCTGGAGCTGACCTTCAACAAGCCCCATTTTCCGGCCTACAGCCTGCCTCCGGGGATGACCCTGGAAGAGGAGCTGCGCCGGGCGGCCCACACGGGGCTGGAGGAGCGGCTGGCGAAGATCAAACCCGGCGCGTCGCGGCAGGTCTACGATGAGCGTCTGGCCCTGGAGCTGGACGTGATCTGCTCCAAGGGCTTTGCCGGCTACTTCCTGATCGTCCAGGACTTCATCAACTGGGCCAAGTCCCGGAACATCCCGGTGGGGCCGGGCCGCGGTTCCGCCGCGGGCAGCCTGGTGGCCTACGCCCTGCGGATCACGGACCTCGATCCCATTCCCTACAACCTGCTCTTCGAACGATTCCTGAATGCCGAACGGGTCAGTCTGCCGGACATCGACGTAGATTTCTGCTTTACCCGGCGCGAGGAAGTGCTGCGGTACGTATCGGAGAAGTACGGTCAGAGCAATGTGGCCCAGATCATCACTTTTGGCCGGATGAAGGCCCGGGCCGCGGTGCGCGACGTGGGGCGGGCCCTGGGGTTGAAGCCGTCCGAGACGGACAAGATCGCCAAAATGGTCCCCGGCGCCCTGGGCATGACTATTGCCAAGGCCCTGGAACAGGAGCCGGACCTGCGCAAGCTGGCCGAAGAGGATCCCACGGTGGGCCGGTTGATCGACACCTCTCTGCGCCTGGAAGGTCTGGCCCGGCACGCCTCCACCCACGCCGCCGGCGTGGTGCTCTCGGACCGACCCATGGTGGAGCATGTGCCGTTGTGCCTGGGCAAGAAGAAGGAAACGGTCACCCAGTGGGACATGAAGTGCGTGGAGAGCGTCGGCCTGATCAAGTTCGACTTCCTGGGCCTGAAAACCCTGACCGTGATCCAGGACGCCGTGGACTTGGTCCGTGAAGGAGGCAAGCCCGCGCCGGATATGGCCCACCTGCCTCTGGACGATCAGCAAACCTTCGACCTGCTCTGCGAGGGCCGCACCGAAGGCGTGTTCCAGCTGGAAAGTTCGGGCATGCGCAGGGTGCTCACGGACCTGAAGCCTTCCTGCTTCGAGGACGTCATCGCGCTGCTGGCCCTGTACCGGCCGGGACCGCTGGAAAGCGGGATGGTGGCCACCTTCATCCGCTGCAAGCACGGCCAGACCCCGGTGGAATACCTGCTGCCCGAGCTGGAGACGATCCTCAAGGAAACCTACGGCGTGATCCTCTATCAGGAGCAGGTGATGAAGATCGCCTCGGACCTGGCCGCCTATTCCCTGGGCGAGGCGGACATTCTGCGCCGGGCCATGGGCAAGAAGGATCCCCAGGTCATGGCCCAGCAGCGCTCCCGGTTCATGCAGGGGGTCAAGACCAACAAGCTGCCGGAAGCCAAGGCCGCCCAGATTTTCGACCTGATGGAGAAGTTCGCCGGATACGGGTTCAACAAGTCCCACAGCGCGGCCTACGCCCTGATCTCCTACCAGACCGCCTATCTCAAGGCCCATTTCCCCGTGGAATTCATGGCCGCGTTGATCAGCTCGGAAGTGGACAACGCGGACAAGATTTTGCGGTACCTGAACGACTGCGGGGATATGGACATTTCCATCCTGCCCCCGGACGTCAATCACAGCCAGGCCCGGTTCAGCGTGCAGGAGGACAAGATCCGCTTCGGCCTGTCCGGGGTGAAGAACGTGGGCGAAGAGGCCATCCGGGAGGTCATCCAGGGCAGAATCCAGGGGCCCTACCGGAGCGTGTCCGACCTGTGTCAGCGGGTGAATACCCGCAAGGTGACCAAGCGCGTCCTTGAATACCTGATCAAGAGCGGAGCCTTCGACTCGATCCATCCCAGCCGGGGCCGGCTGCTGGCCGGTCTGGACACGGCCATGGCCGCGGCCCAGAAGAAGGCCAAGGAGAAGAAACGGTCCCAGATGTCCCTCTTTGCCTGCATGTCCGGCGGCGAGAACGGATCCGGCATGGTGCCGGATTGCGGGCTGGATCTGGGTCCGGATGATCCGGGGCTGGAATGGACTGATGAGGAAAAATCACGGTACGAAAAGGAAGCCCTGGGCTTTTTCCTGACCAGCAATCCGTTGCGTCCTTTTCGGGAAGAGGCGGTGCGGCTTGGTCTGCGGACCATCGTGGACTGCCAGGATCTGCCCAAGAAGAGCGAGATTCGCCTGGCGGTGCTGGTTACCGGGGTCAAGGAATTCATGACCCGCAGAGGGGACAAGATGGCCTTCTGCCAGATCGAGGACCTGACCGGCATGGCCGAGGCCACGGCCTTCGGCGACGTGTACGCGCCGGCCAAGGAGTTGTTTCACGGCGACCGGCCGCTGCTGATGGAAGCCCGAATCAGCGACTATGAAGGCCGGATGGACAACGGCTCTGAAAACACCGTTCAGCAGCTCAAGCTGGAGGTGGTGCAGGTCAGCCCGCTGAGCGAGGCCTGCGCCCGCAGCGACCAGCCGGTGCATCTGCGGATCGAGCGGGACGATCTGAGCCGGGAGGATGTCTCGGCGTTGAAAAGCCTGTTCCAGAAACATCCGGGACAGACTCCGGTGCGCGTTGTCCTGGATTTGCCTGAATGCCGGTGCACATTGCAACTTGGTCCCCAACACCAGGTCCTGCCTTGCCCGCAGTTTTGGAAGGACGTTGCCGCCTGGCACGGCGAGGGGCAATCAACAGCAGGGGGAGAAGCATGA
- a CDS encoding DUF2442 domain-containing protein, whose amino-acid sequence MTIAIREHEPRLLNVHVTEDEISVFLADGRTVCVPLAWSWRLSGATPEQRQNYRLIGDGQGIHWPDVDEDISVAGMLSGSPARRRIPD is encoded by the coding sequence ATGACCATTGCGATTCGTGAACATGAGCCAAGGCTTCTCAATGTGCATGTGACCGAAGATGAAATTTCTGTTTTTTTGGCGGATGGCCGAACGGTCTGCGTTCCCCTGGCCTGGTCCTGGCGTCTGTCGGGTGCAACGCCAGAACAGCGTCAGAATTATCGGTTGATCGGGGACGGGCAAGGCATTCATTGGCCTGACGTGGATGAAGACATCAGCGTGGCGGGGATGCTGAGCGGATCTCCTGCAAGAAGACGCATTCCGGATTGA
- the pyk gene encoding pyruvate kinase, whose protein sequence is MHCKIIATLGPASLDYEVMKAMVQYGVRIFRLNFSHADAKFFVPAMEMIRRVEAELDMPLTAMGDLCGPKVRIGEVEGSPLQVNKGGHVLLGPLERKESGKTPFISLEIPLLLQGLQVGMPVNLSDGMLQFKVSRVIVENELYELEAQNAGYLSSHKGISFPGKSHPIKALTEKDRKDVREALEIGIDALALSFVQDASDVADLQDLIRDLGTWVPVIAKLERQNAVENLDAILALADGVMVARGDLGLECPLSALPVIQKRIIRACRHAQKPAIVATQMLLSMVKNPVPTRAECTDVANAIMDGADCIMLSEETAIGNYPVETVRNMNDIAREAEQYYLERLGEPYFPKKEKNPGKYLAYAACLLADNAESKALVCHSTSGITARMLSSRRPARPIYALTSNERVMRSLNFVWGVHPRLVDAEPESHMARAAGFIQRFDGFKPGDGLIITSGQKTPGQKDISTNQIKIYIK, encoded by the coding sequence ATGCATTGCAAGATCATCGCCACCCTGGGCCCGGCCTCATTGGATTATGAGGTGATGAAGGCCATGGTGCAGTATGGGGTGCGGATATTTCGTTTGAATTTTTCCCATGCCGACGCCAAGTTCTTTGTTCCGGCCATGGAGATGATCCGCCGGGTGGAGGCGGAACTGGACATGCCGTTGACGGCCATGGGCGATTTGTGCGGCCCCAAGGTCCGCATCGGCGAGGTGGAAGGCTCCCCGCTGCAGGTGAACAAGGGCGGCCATGTGCTTCTGGGACCGCTGGAGCGTAAAGAGTCCGGCAAGACCCCGTTCATCAGCCTGGAAATCCCCCTCCTGCTCCAGGGCCTGCAGGTGGGCATGCCGGTCAATCTCAGCGACGGCATGCTGCAATTCAAGGTTTCCCGGGTCATCGTTGAAAACGAGCTCTATGAGCTGGAAGCCCAGAATGCCGGCTACCTCTCGTCCCACAAGGGCATCTCCTTTCCCGGCAAGAGCCACCCCATCAAGGCGCTCACCGAAAAAGACCGCAAGGACGTTCGGGAAGCCCTGGAGATCGGCATCGACGCCTTGGCCCTTTCCTTTGTCCAAGACGCCTCGGACGTGGCGGACCTGCAGGATCTGATCCGCGACCTTGGAACGTGGGTCCCGGTGATCGCCAAGCTGGAGCGTCAGAATGCCGTGGAGAATCTGGACGCCATCCTGGCTCTGGCCGACGGGGTGATGGTCGCCCGGGGCGATCTCGGTCTGGAATGTCCGCTCTCCGCCCTGCCCGTGATCCAAAAAAGGATCATCCGGGCCTGCCGACATGCCCAGAAGCCGGCCATCGTCGCCACCCAGATGCTGCTGTCCATGGTCAAAAATCCCGTCCCCACCCGGGCCGAGTGCACCGACGTGGCCAACGCCATCATGGACGGCGCGGACTGCATCATGCTTTCCGAGGAAACCGCCATCGGCAACTACCCGGTGGAAACAGTGCGCAACATGAACGACATCGCCCGGGAGGCGGAACAGTATTATCTGGAACGTCTGGGTGAGCCGTATTTTCCCAAAAAAGAGAAGAACCCCGGCAAGTATCTGGCCTATGCCGCCTGCCTGCTGGCGGACAACGCCGAGAGCAAGGCCCTGGTCTGCCACTCCACTTCCGGGATCACGGCCCGCATGCTGTCCTCCCGCCGTCCGGCGCGGCCCATCTATGCGCTGACCAGCAACGAACGGGTGATGCGGTCGTTGAATTTCGTCTGGGGGGTGCACCCCCGGCTGGTGGACGCGGAACCGGAAAGCCACATGGCCCGCGCGGCCGGGTTCATCCAACGCTTCGACGGGTTCAAGCCCGGCGACGGCCTGATCATCACATCCGGCCAGAAGACGCCGGGACAAAAGGATATCTCGACGAATCAGATCAAGATCTACATCAAGTGA
- the nikR gene encoding nickel-responsive transcriptional regulator NikR, with protein MGKTIRFGVSLDSDLLEKFDVLCDERSYQTRSEAIRDLIRNMLIQKEWEDLGGETAGTLTIVYDHHHSDLAQKLTEQQHDYLDIIVASMHVHLDHSNCMEILVLRGTGEKLRELGAKMTSTKGVKHGTLNLTTTGKNLE; from the coding sequence ATGGGTAAAACAATTCGTTTCGGCGTATCCCTGGATTCGGATCTGCTGGAAAAATTTGACGTTCTTTGTGACGAGCGCTCCTATCAAACTCGCTCGGAGGCTATCCGGGACCTGATCAGAAACATGCTGATCCAGAAGGAATGGGAAGATCTCGGAGGGGAAACGGCCGGCACCCTGACCATCGTCTATGATCATCATCACAGCGATCTGGCCCAGAAGCTCACGGAACAGCAACACGATTATCTGGATATTATCGTGGCATCCATGCACGTCCACCTGGATCACAGCAACTGCATGGAAATCCTGGTGCTGCGCGGCACCGGCGAAAAACTCCGGGAACTGGGCGCGAAAATGACCTCCACCAAGGGCGTCAAGCACGGCACCCTGAACCTGACCACCACCGGAAAGAATCTTGAATAG
- the dtd gene encoding D-aminoacyl-tRNA deacylase: MRFVLQRVKFARVEVQGRAVAAIDQGILVLVGFGQEDEDMPAAGIVLSRMARKLVQVRIFPNESDRLDLSVADVGGQVLAVSQFTLHADCRKGRRPSLHDAAEPQRAARLFDAFAAELEHLIPGRVQTGSFGEEMDVILHNWGPLTLIWDSQTL, from the coding sequence GTGCGGTTTGTGCTGCAGCGGGTGAAATTCGCACGGGTGGAAGTCCAAGGCCGGGCGGTGGCCGCCATTGATCAGGGAATCCTGGTTCTGGTGGGTTTCGGGCAGGAGGACGAGGACATGCCCGCAGCCGGGATCGTGCTTTCCCGGATGGCCCGCAAACTCGTACAGGTCCGCATCTTTCCCAACGAGTCGGACAGGCTGGACCTGAGCGTGGCGGATGTGGGCGGGCAGGTTTTGGCCGTTTCGCAGTTCACCCTGCATGCGGACTGCCGCAAAGGACGCCGGCCCTCCCTGCACGATGCCGCCGAACCGCAACGCGCCGCCCGGCTTTTCGACGCCTTTGCCGCGGAACTGGAACACCTGATTCCTGGTCGGGTGCAAACCGGATCCTTCGGCGAGGAGATGGACGTCATCCTTCACAACTGGGGTCCGCTGACTTTGATCTGGGATTCGCAAACACTGTGA
- a CDS encoding DUF4160 domain-containing protein, with amino-acid sequence MHVHVQRDNATCKFWLAPLALSTNHGFTPKDLNSIMKIIRSEYEIIKEAWHDHCDS; translated from the coding sequence ATGCATGTTCATGTCCAGAGAGACAACGCCACATGCAAATTTTGGTTGGCTCCTCTTGCATTATCTACAAACCATGGTTTTACGCCAAAAGATTTGAACTCCATCATGAAAATTATCCGCTCTGAATATGAGATCATCAAGGAGGCGTGGCATGACCATTGCGATTCGTGA
- a CDS encoding rhomboid family intramembrane serine protease: protein MNDFGPRDETRVILENLTSDQADQFALVLSSADIDYRFRRSGWGWSLEVAEDDAAQAEIQIEQYLRENPDATGSFSIPTLPVQPAPPTMTGLAAALLLLAFHMATSRDGAHQNIILEAGAHAARILEGEYWRTITALTLHADSRHLAGNMLGIAVFGTFLCRRVGVGAAWLLILLAGAGGNLVNAWLHQSGFLSIGASTAVFGAVGLLGGVRVFPAEGSDDNRPRSWILPLGAALGLLAMLGSDVQTDIGAHLMGCLAGFCLGIGYTLLGPRHLSETRQNHLLLLTLAILAASWWRALTGSWT from the coding sequence GTGAATGATTTCGGCCCCCGGGATGAAACCCGCGTCATCCTTGAAAACCTGACGTCCGACCAGGCGGACCAGTTTGCCCTGGTCCTCTCCTCGGCCGACATTGACTACCGTTTTCGCCGGTCCGGCTGGGGCTGGTCCCTGGAGGTCGCGGAGGACGACGCAGCCCAGGCAGAGATCCAGATCGAGCAGTACCTCCGGGAAAATCCCGACGCAACGGGTTCCTTCTCCATTCCCACTCTTCCTGTTCAGCCGGCTCCGCCCACCATGACCGGCCTGGCCGCGGCCCTGCTTCTGCTGGCCTTCCACATGGCCACCAGCCGAGACGGAGCGCACCAGAACATCATCCTGGAAGCCGGCGCCCATGCCGCGCGCATTCTTGAAGGTGAATACTGGCGCACGATCACCGCGCTGACCCTGCATGCCGATTCCCGCCACCTGGCCGGAAACATGCTCGGCATTGCCGTGTTCGGCACGTTTCTCTGCCGACGGGTCGGAGTGGGAGCGGCTTGGCTGCTGATCCTGCTGGCCGGGGCCGGCGGCAACCTGGTAAATGCCTGGCTGCACCAGAGCGGCTTCTTGTCCATCGGCGCATCCACGGCGGTTTTCGGTGCCGTGGGCCTGCTCGGAGGCGTTCGTGTCTTTCCCGCCGAAGGCTCGGACGACAACCGGCCGAGGTCCTGGATTCTCCCCCTGGGCGCGGCCCTGGGCCTGCTGGCAATGCTCGGCAGCGACGTGCAGACCGATATCGGCGCGCACCTCATGGGGTGTCTGGCCGGTTTCTGCCTGGGCATCGGATACACGCTCCTTGGTCCGCGTCACCTCAGCGAAACCCGCCAAAACCACCTGCTCCTCCTCACCCTGGCCATCCTCGCCGCATCCTGGTGGCGGGCATTGACAGGAAGCTGGACTTAG